The region AAAAGTTGAAGCTGTTGAAACGGACCATGGTAAAATTAAGACTGATTTAGTAATTATTGCTGTAGGAGTTACTCCTAATACTGAATGGCTTAAAGGAACTATTGAACTTTATGATAATGGGTATATTAAGACTGATGATTACTTCAGAACCAGTGTTGTAGATATCTATGCAATTGGAGATGCTGTATTTCCATTTGATATTCCTGCAAATCGTCGTGTACCAATTCCTTCCGCAATTGCAGCGCGTCATGAAGCTCAATATGTAGTACAACACTTGTTTGAAACTACTCCATCTCGTCCATTTAAAGGAATTGTAGGTGCGCAAGTTTTGGAGGCATTTGATACTCATGCCGTAGTGACTGGTTTAAGCCTTAAAAATGCTAAAAAGGCAGGCATTAATGCAGTTGAAGTAGTCTTTAAAGATCGAATTAGACCAGATTATATTCCAGATGAAGACAATCCTGAAGCTTATATTTCAATTGTATATAATGAAGATAGTCATCAAGTTTTAGGTGGGTCAACTCTTTCAACCTATGATATTACGGGCCAAGCAAATGTTTTAAGCTTAGCTATTAGATATAAATTAACTTTGGAAGATTTGGCAGAAGCTGACTTCTTCTTCTCACCAAGTTTCGATCGTCAATGGAATTTAATTAATTTAGCTGCTCAAAAAGCTCTTGGTTATTATAAGATTGTTTAGCTTAAAGCTGAAACTAAAAAAGGCCTCACGTAAAGTGACGCCTTTTTATTGTCCTCCGTTTAGTCAAAAGGATATTTCATTCCCCACGAAGTTCGAACACTAGTCAATATATGAGCGATATCATGTGACATTTGAAGTTGACCATCATCATGTCCCTGTTCAATATATCTTTGCATATCTTGAACTTCATATTTAAGTGCATCATCATTATTGCCAGCAGTCATTGTTTCATGAGTTTCTTCATGAGTACTAGCAGTATAAGTGATTTCGGCTGTTGTAGCACGAGGATATTGATTGATTTCAACGTAACCTTTTGTTCCAGAAACTACCCCACGTTTTGGCTGTTTAGCACGCATTGAAAGTGCCATAACTACCATTTGATCTTGGGTATTCTTTAAAATAATACCTGATTGTTCATCTACTCCAGTTTCAAAGAATTTAACAGTAGTAAGAATACTTTCGGGAGCTTCATCTAGAAATGTTCGAGCAAAAGCAGTTGCATAACCTCCAATATCTAAAAGAGCACCGCCTGCTAAATCTTTATTAAAGAAACGATTTTTAGGATCATAATCTTTCAAACTACCGAAGTTTACTTGAATCATCTTAATTTTTCCAAGTTTACCACTTTTAATCAAATTAAGTACTTTTTGATAAATTGGCATATGATAAAGGGTAAATCCTTCAGTTAAAATCAGGCCTTTTTCTTTGGCAAGTTTTTCTACTTCATCAAATTGGCGAGCGTTTACGGTCATTGCTTTTTCTGCAAAGACATGTTTGTTTGCATTCAAAGCCTTTTTGATATATTCATAATGAAAAGTGTGTGGAGTAGCAATATAAATAATATCAATATTTGGATCAGCAATCATTTCATCTGGATTGGTAAAGGTATATGTAATATGCTTTTCTTTAGCGAATTTTTCGAGCATTTCTTCATTTACGTCTGCAACTGCATAAACCTCACCATTAACTGCGTTCAATGCATCTGCCATTTCATGAGCAATCCATCCAGTACCGATCATACCCCAATTATATTTTTTCATTTTAAATCACCTTTCTTAATTTCAATTGCGTTATCTTTGACATCAGTTGTAATTAAACTTGTTACTAAATTATGAAAGTAGGAAGTGCTAACCACGCCATTTTGTTTACTTAGTTGCGTATTAATGCTCAAAATATCCTTCCAGTTTTTTGCATAAGCGTCAATTAGTAAGTTACCTAAAGAAGTGTAAGCTAAGGATGCTATCGTTTTATCCTCTCTCACTTGGGCCTGTAAGTTTAGATTTTTACAAGTTTGCAGAATTTGGCCTAAACAAGGAGGAGCGACTTCTATACAAAGTTGAACTTTATTTGTAAGTTCTTTGGTAATTCGCTTACGTGGGACAAGCAAAACATATTTATCACTAATTTGACTGGCTAATTTTTCGTATAAATGAATGCCACCATTACTTTTTAAAGCATTAAAATTATAATCAACGCTATCGCAGCCATCAAAAGCAAGATCAATATGAGATATTTGATTTAGATTAACTACTTTCAATCCTAATTTTTGACAATTAAGTCGCGTTATTTCTGAAGGTGAGCATAGAATTAGATCTATTTCATTATGATGTGCAATTTCTTGAGCTAAGTTAAATACGTTATGACCACCACCAAGACTTACTGTCATATGTGGCTTAATTTTTGAAAAAGCTAAAGAGCTAATAGTTTGAATACTAATCACCGTCCAATCATGTAATTAATTTACATAAAATATATTAGCTTGAAAACAATTTACAGTCAATAGCGATTCAAAATTATTTTTATAAATACAAATTTTATGAAATTTATTTACAAATGATATAATAGAAGAACTAATATATTTGAGGTGAAAGTATGACAAATATTGTCGATAAAATTTACAGCAAGTTACCAGTTATGTCTCAAAGTGATCAAAAAATTGCTCATGTAATTTTGGAAGATCCTGCTCACATTGTAAACATGACGATTTCTGCTTTAGCTAAAAAAGCAAATGTTAGTGATGCATCAGTTACTCGTTTTTGTCATAATCTTAGTTTAACGGGATTTCATGATTTAAAAATTCAATTAGCTCAAGCCGATGGCAATAAAAAAAGCCATTCTTTACAAGATATCGGAAAAGATAACTTACAAAGCGGCTTAAAGCAAATTGAAGATAATAAAATAGCCGAAATTGAGGCGACTTTAGGAAATGTTTCAAGTTCTGTGTTTGAAGATGTGCTAAATTTATTAACTCACAGTCGGGTAATTCAAATTAGCGCAGAAGGGGATACCTATCCTGTAGCGGCGGATGCCGTATATAAATTTAATCAAATTGGTCTTTTTGCCATGTCCTCGGGTGGAAGTGTAGAAACTGCGATTGCTCAAACGATAAATTTAACCGCTCAAGATTGCTTATTGATAATTTCAAATTCTGGCGAATCTGCAGCTTTATTGAAACAAATTAGAGTTGCCAAAGAAAATGGTATGAAAATTATTGCTTTAACTAATAGATCCGATTCTCCGATTGCTCTGGAGGCAGATTATCATTTGCAGACGTCAGCACGGCAAACGGTTCTTCAGACTCAGTATTACTTTTCTCGGGTATCTGCTTTTACAATGATCGAAGCTATATATTTAATTCTCATCTCTAAAAATGATCAAAGAATTGAGAATATTAAAAAACATGAAGCTATTATTTCTAATCAAAAGATTTAAGGATGAAAATGAATTACGAAGAATTAAAGAAAAAGTTTGAAGAAAATCAAGATCCTAAAAGAGCAACTCAAATGAAGCGTTATATGCGAAATAAGTTTGATTTTTATGGGTATCAAAGCCTCGCACGAAAGGTAATTTATCATCAAGACTTGCTGTTGGAAAAACAGCAACACACAATTGATTGGCAATTGCTTAAACAAGCTTGGCAAGATTCTCATCGCGAAATGCAATATTTTGCTTGTGACTATTTGATTGCATTAGAAAAGTATTTACAGTTTGAAGATTTGGATAAAATTCGTCAATTTGTAGAAGAAAAATCTTGGTGGGATACGATTGATAGTTTAATTAAACCTATTGGGAAATTAGGTTTACGAGATTCACGAGTTGATAAAGTGATGCTTGAGTGGTCAAGAGATTCGAATTTTTGGTTAAGACGGGTAGCTATTGAACATCAATTACTTCGTAAAAAGAATATGAATGTAAAATTACTTAATACTATCCTTGAAAATAATCTGGATCAAGAGGAGTTCTTTATCAATAAGGCGATTGGTTGGGCACTTCGGGATTATTCAAAAACAGATCCAACTTGGGTACAAGACTTTATTCAAATTCATCAAGATAATATGGCTCCACTTTCTATTAAAGAAGGAAGCAAATATCTTTAATTGCTTAGCGTCTTTTTTAGCATAATCATGTCAACTAATTGATGTCCCTCTTCAAAAATAGGGTGATCATAATTGTTTGTAAAGAAATCCTTCTTTCGATCAAAAGTTTCAAACCCCAGCTTTTGATAAAAAGGTAAAGTTAATGGGCTTTCACCAGTTCCTACCATAAGTGTAGAGTAAGTAGCTCGATAGTTGTCTTCAATAAAACTTACTAATTTTTTTGCATATCCTTGTTTTTGAAAGTGAGGATCTGTAGCTAAATTCATAATTTCGAGTTCATTATCATGCGCTAAGACAACACATTCTGCAACTGGTATATCTTTTTCAAATAAGACATACATTTTACCCTTAGCTAAGTATTCATCTATCATGTTTTCCTGTTCATCAGCTAGCAGCAATAAAGAAAGATAGGACTTTTTATTTTGGGTGATTTCTTTGATTTCCATTAATAGGCTTCCTCACGTTTTTTATGAATAATAAAAAAGCAGTCTGCAATTGCAAGCTGCTTTTAATTTTATAGAAATTATTCGTAAATTTCTTCAATATCGATGTCAACTACGTAAGCATTTGGTGCGCCGCCTTCAGCTGCGATCTTCTTTTGATAGTCATCATCTTCATGAATATGAGCAGTACCAATGATACGTACATTGGTGTGAGTAGGAACATCAGCAACTACAACTGCTGCCTTTGAACCATTCTTTAAGTTTTCATAAGCATGTGCCTTGGTCTTTTCAAGGTATTGTAAATGATTATCATCAAGAACTTTCATTGAAGCTTTAGGTCCAATTTGAGGATTACCATTTGCATCTACAGTTGAAAGGTATGCTAAATGATCCTTGAAGAAGTCTTTTTGGTGTTGGTTTAAAGTGTTTGAATCTAATTTTTTCATGAGTGAATTTTCCTTTCTTTCATCTTTGTTAAGTTAATTATACTAGCTATTTTTGCCAAAATAATTGACTTAGATCAAGAAAATAAACTTTTCTACAAATATTATATATGCTATTGGATAGAAATAGCTAATAATATGCTTTATAGATTTAACTAAAGGATGGAGCAAGAAAGAAAGGGTGTAGAATAGAAAACTGGAGTGAAGAAAAAACAGGAGGATAAAAATGAAGAAAAAAGCGATTTGGAGTATTGTTTTAGCTTTAGTTGTAGTCGGAGTATGTTTGGGAATCTTTTTCAATAAAAGACAGCAAGCTTTGCCTGTTAAACAGGATAAACAAAATGCAGTTGGTTTAAGTATTAAAAAGAATGAACATAATAATCAAAATGATAATCCAGAAAGTGAGCAGTCAAGTTCAAGTGATGAATATTCGACTGATGAATGGATGTTGATGGGATACATGGCTTATGCTCATGATAATTATGTTCAAAGTCGTCATATTAAAAATAATGCAGAGTTAGTGGACGATGTTCAAGAAGATTTAAGTGACGGGGATTTAACTGCCGACAAAAAATCTGATACTACTTACACTCTAACTAATAAATTCGGAAGTGTTGATGTGGAAGTAGAAGATGATGATGTCAAAGTTACCGGTGACGGGACGACTGTCAATTCAAAGTCTGAATTAAAGGAAAAATTTGCTTCTTATTCTGATGAAATTAAAGGGATGACTAAGAGTATCAATAATGGTGGAAATGATAATAGCACTAGGGATTCCAAGAGGGGATCTAATAGTGAAAAGAAAGCCTCTGCTTCAACCTCATCAAATGAATCTATTCCTAATTTTTCAGTTAAACAATTAGCTGTGCTCGCTGGATTTTACCGCGGTGGGGATGAAAGTTGGGTGACCGATTGTATAAACAAAACTGCAAAAACAAAAGATTTTACTGTTCTTACTGGAACCATGTGTTATGGTTATAATAAAAAAACCGGTGACTATTTTATTGATGGACATGGAGACGATACTACAATTGTAGATTTTAAGCGTGAAGGAGATATTTTAATAACTAAACATAATGATCTGACTGGAGGTAGTGTGGCTTCATCCCCAATGGTGATTAAAAAAGTACCTTTATCTAAGTTAGTAGCTAAATATTATTCAACTCCTCAACAAAAGGCAAAAGTTGATGATTTGGCCAACAAGTTATTAGATCAACAACAGTATCATGCAAAGGTAAATGCTACCAGTAAAGGAGAAAATTAATGACCAAATTTTGTCCTAACTGTGGTAAAAAATTAGATGCGGCTGCAAAATTTTGCCCTTATTGTGGTCAAAATTTGACTCATAAAAAAGAGACGTCTCAATCATCCATTTCATTGCCCACCAGGTCTTCCAAGTCTCGAACACATAACTCAAAAAAATGGTGGATTCTATTAGTTTCAGTAATTATTTTAGTTGTTGGTGGGATATTTACATATAAGTTGTATGAAAACAAGCAGCAAATTACAGCTGTAAATAAAATGCCCAAGAAAAAATTGGCAGATTTGACAATTGTATATACACATCAGCATTATAATAATCCCTCATGGAATAAAGTATATCACCAAGCTCTTCATGGAAATTTGATGGTGCAACGACATACTCATTACAACTTAAACGGTGTAAATATCGCGGCTCAAAAAGATCATTACATTTATGTAATCAACAATAAAGTAGTGTTCTCTACCAATAAAAATAAAGCAAATAGTGATTCCACACTTACTATATCTGATGGTAAAAAGGTGTTGGGAACGGTTAACCCTGTAACTGCCTATAAAGAAGTAAAAAAGAAAAATTGGAATGAATTTCAAAAAGTTGATAATAGTAAGAGCTTTAATTCTAATTTTTCTATTAGGCAACTGGCTATTTTTGCAGCATTGAGTCATTCTGCAGATATTGAACAAGACGTTAATTTTAATTATGAGAACCATACTCAAGATCTGAAGTACAAGAATGGATATTATATTTTACAACTTGGTGGCGATGGTGTGAGTCAAACTCAATTTAAGCTAAATGGCGATGAACTTATTATTAAGTATCTTGATCCAATAGGAGCAAAAGATAATGCAGATGCTCCTCAGAAAACAATCCATGTTACTATTTCAGATTTAGCTGAAAAGTATTATCAAACAAGTGAGCAAAAAGCTTATGTAGATAAGTTGGCTAAAAAACTGGTTACGCAAGGAATTTAATTAGCAAAAAAGTCTCCATTTGGAGACTTTTTGTTTACTTCAAAATACCTAGTTTTTCTTTAAGTAAGAAAATCCTTCTCACAGAATGATCTATTTGGCTAGTGCTAATTTGTCCAGTTTGAATAGCTTTTTTAATGGCAGGGATGCCAGTTTGATAATTTCCGCCTAAAAGCATATCATTGCCCGCTTTTAAAGCAAGAACATCAGCATTTGTATTATGCTTCTTAGCATATTGGGTGATGGCTCCCATTTGTAAATCGTCAGTGAGAATTAGCCCTTGATAGTTTAACTTCTTTCGTAGCAATTTATGAACTACAGGAGAAAGAGAGGCTGGAAGGTTAGGATCGAGACCTTTAATTACAATATGAGAAACCATAATACTGTCTACACCTGCTTCAATTCCGGCCTTAAAGGGAAGAAGATCCTCTTGTTCGTATTTTGTGAGAGGTTTATTGATTTGAGCAAAGCCGGTATGAGTATCAGCTGCATCTCCATAACCCGGAAAGTGCTTTAAACAACTTGCAACTCCTTGACTTTGGATAGCATCGACTGCAATCGGGATATATTTTGCAGTTACTTCATAATTTTGCCCAAGTGTTCGATCATAAATAAAACTTTGCCTATCTCGGGCTACATCTGCCACTGGAGCAAAGTTCATATTAATACCATTTTCTCGTAAAATTCTAGCGACTTTACTATCTTCTTGCTTGATTCCATTTAATCCTTTAATTTGATAAATTTCTTGAGGACTGGGATATTTTCTGGTTGAAATTTTTGAATTAGTATTAATCCGTGAAACAGTTCCTCCTTCTTGATCGGTCGCGATCAGGAGTCCGTATGAACTATTACTTTGATATGTTTGCATTTCTTGCTTGAATTGAGTCTTGGAACGATCTTTAAAGTCCGGACCAAAAAGAGTAGTTCCTCCTAAGTGATATTTAGAAATATTCGCTTTCATTTGATCAAAGTTATCTGTACTATGAGCAAAATAGAGCTGACCAATTTTTTCATCAAGAGTCATTTTATTCATCATTTGAGTAATTCTATCAGGTTTAGAAACTTTCTTCTTAGAAGATTGACTAGTCTTGGGTGATGGTCGAGATGCTTTTTTTATTTGCCGACTACAGCCAGCGAGAGCTAATCCAGCAGCTATTAATGTAATAAGTAATATCTTTTTCTTCATTAATTTATCCTCATGTATTCTGTTACTAGTGTACCGCAACAGAGTTTTGATAAAAAGGCTCTTAATTATAAAAAATGCGATAAAAGGAGAGTATTGTAATATTTAAATTGAAAAACTATACTAAAAATGTTTAAACAAAAGTTAAATAATATTTTATTTGGTTTTTGGGAGTAAGTGGAAAATGGAGGATATAGTATAAATGAATTTCTGTCCTAATTGCTGATCCTAATTCTCCAGGAGCAAAATACTTAATTAATCATCCAAGTGCTTTTTTAGATGCTTATGATTATAAAGAGACTGCTGCATCTAAACAATTAGAAGATTATGCTGAACATGATAGCGCATTGCGAAAAGTTTTTTCAGATATTGTTACTAATTACATGGAAAAGACACATCCTAAGCTGGTATCCACAGCTGAAGATCTAAAAATGGTGATAAGGTAAAAATTATCCTTCCTTCTAACAATATTTCTAAAAAGTATGGAATTAATACCACTCCTCGAATTGTAACAATTGAAAGAATGAAAGAATCTGAGGATTAGCATTGAATTTGATTATTTGAATAAATTTAAAAAGTTCTCTATCTAATTACATCGATTTTGAGGTGATTAGAAGGAAATTTTTATCAAAAATAGTAATATTTGCACAAAAGTCCAGCTTCTTAGTGAAAAATTAACTATTTTTATATAAAATTTAAATTTAGTGTTTTTTTATCTGGATCTATAGCTTAAAATGGTGTGGAGACATATATATGGAGGAGAATGAAATGAAAGCATGTCCAAATTGTGGTTCTAAAATGGACCAAGATGTAAATTTTTGTACTAATTGTGGTACTGATTTAAGAAATGTACCATTAGATTCTGAAGTGGAAAAGGCGCAATCGGTTTCTACTCAAGATGCACCTCAACAAAATGATCAACAAACTGTTTCCACTGATGGAAATGTTGGGCATAATCAATCTAGTTCCACCAATGATACAGGTATTAATCCTAATACTCAGAATACTCAAAATACTCAAAAAATTGCTGATTCTAATTCAAATAGCAATCAACAACCTCTTGGTGCTCAAATGAGACAACATATTACTCAAAACGTTCAAAATTTTGATGCTCATAATATGTGGCAATGGTTTGTAAATTCTTGGAAACATCCTTTTGCGGATCAGCAAGGTGAAAGATGGTATGGTTGGGTCACCTTATTGGTAGAAGATATTTTAATTGGTCTAGGGATGTTTATTGGGGAGCAAAGAGTAGCTGGTGCCGCTGATTCTATGCTTGGTGGTACAAACTTTATGAGTTCATCAGCCAATTTTACTTTTGGTACAGCTATCGAAATTATTTTCTTTATTGCATTAGCTGAAGCTATTGTTATTTTGGCTGCTCATTTATCTTATAAAGTTATTTATGGCAAAAGTAAAGACTTTATGGAATTTACTAATCATATTGTGCATACCAGCAATTTAGCTGCAATCTTTATAGTGGTTTATTTCCTCTTTATGTTAATTATGGGACCTGCAGGTATTGCCGTATCTGTTTTGATGCTATGGTTAGCTGTAAGTGTGTTTGAACTTGCTTTAATGGTAGTAGTTCTCGGTGATCCTAATCCTGTACATGATAAGTTTTATGGATTTTTGTTATTCATGGTATTACAAGCTGTTGCGGGCTTAATCTTTGTTTCTATTATGGGCGCTACACTTATTTCTCAAATCGGATCTTCGATTCCAGGACTATAAAGAGGGGGAGAGATCGTGGAAAAAGCGAAAAAATTTTGCCCAAACTGTGGTGCTGAATTAAAATCTGATGCTGACTTTTGTCCAAATTGTGGCTTTAAACTTAGTAAGAAAGCTGATAAACAAAGTCAAGTTCCAAAAACTGAAAAGAAAGATGCACCTATATCGGCTAGTGAAAAGAAACAAGAAATTCCAGAATCTCCTAAGAGGTCGAAAGCGCAAGTGTTTTGCCCAAATTGTGGTCATCCTTTAAAGCCAGGTGCAGAATTTTGTCCAAACTGTGGGTATAACGTGAGGACAAAGCAAACTCCACAAAAAGAAAATTCTACTCAGCCTACTCCATCGAGAAGTACACAACCGCGACCACATAAGCCACTTTCCAAGAAAACTAAAATTATTATTTCAACTGTAAGTGCACCATTCGTGGTATTTATCATCTTCTATGCTTGGGGAACTCACCATTACAGTAAAAATAACCAGATTGATAAAATTACTGAAACCTTACGAAATCCTAAAGAAGATATGTCCAAATATGTAGTTCCGGATACTCCTGCAATGAAAGTGACGGCTGAGACAGTTAAGCCACTTCAGAACTATTATCAAGAACACCAAACTTCAGTTACTAAAATGAATCAAAATTTGAAGGATGGAATTGATCCAAATTCGGATATCTCTTTAGTTAAAAATGGACACTACTTGTTGTTTTTCCCTAAATATCAATTACAAGTTAAGACTTATCAACCTCAAGTAGAAACCAATCACGGTGATTCATCAGTTACCATGAATGGCAAGAGCATTGGAAAACTAAGTGGAGACAATGGTAAGTACTATAAGAAATTAAGTCTCGTATTTCCAGGTAAGTATCATTTTGCGGTTAACTCCAAGGTTGAAGGGAGATCTTTATCAGCAACTTCAACTAGCAATATTTGGGCAAATAAGACCTTAAATATGGATATTGAAACTCAAACTTTTAGTGTGAAGAGTGTTCCAAATGGTGAAGTATATATTAATGATAAAAAAGTTGGTACGCTGGATAACGATGGAGAGATAACGTTTAAATCTTATCCAATTACTCGTAATATGGCACTTTATGTTCTTTATAATGGTACCAAGTCTGAACTTGTAACTGATATGTCTGATTCATTTGGTGATTTCACCAGCGAAGGTGACGAGGATGACGATTACACTGATGATGCAAGTAATGAAAACAGTGCCGATGTTACTAAACAAGACGGTTCTTATGTGGTTACTCCTAAATGGAAGGGCCTAATTTCAAAAGATGATGCCAATGATTTGTTGAGTGATGCTTATGAAGATCCAAATGATGATAAATTTGTGAATGGTTCTGACAATAAGTGGTACGGTCAAATCAAACAACAAAATGATCGTTGGGATAAATCAGATGAGATTAACAGTTATGATACAGATGTTTCTATTGAATCTATCTATCCTGCTAAAGGTAATCAAAGCAAGGTTAACTATAAGGTTACCTATACTTTGAATTATGATGATTACACTAAGAAACAAATTGTTGAATATACGGGGGGAATCTTACAAAAAGATGGGGACGATTATCTTATTAAAACTATAGGTGATGGTAAGTTAATCAGTTCTCATAATGAAGATTCTGACGATTAATATCTATAAAACTACTGCTAGGTCAACGAGGTTAGCAGTAGTTTTTTCTTGGATAAATAGATAAGAAGGGGAGGAAAAATGGATAAGAATCATAAAACCGATCCACAATTTAAAGATACAATTATTGTGATGACTGAAAATGGTGCACCAGCTTATTTGTATAATGCACAAGGTCAACAACAGAATAAGACTGAAAAAAACGGTACAAAGTTGACAGTTTTTGAAGTCAAAAAAATTAATGGGAGGACCTTTTATCGAGTGGGAGATCAAAGTTCTTGGATTTTAAAATCGGATACTAATTACGGCCACATTGATGAAAGAATAGCACCTAAAAATAAACAAATAATTCAGCCAACTTCAGCAAATAAATCTCAATTCATGAAAATGAGTGTTGGAATGAAAATTTTGATAGCTTGTTTTGCTGTAGTGGGAAT is a window of Lactobacillus intestinalis DNA encoding:
- a CDS encoding zinc ribbon domain-containing protein, whose protein sequence is MKACPNCGSKMDQDVNFCTNCGTDLRNVPLDSEVEKAQSVSTQDAPQQNDQQTVSTDGNVGHNQSSSTNDTGINPNTQNTQNTQKIADSNSNSNQQPLGAQMRQHITQNVQNFDAHNMWQWFVNSWKHPFADQQGERWYGWVTLLVEDILIGLGMFIGEQRVAGAADSMLGGTNFMSSSANFTFGTAIEIIFFIALAEAIVILAAHLSYKVIYGKSKDFMEFTNHIVHTSNLAAIFIVVYFLFMLIMGPAGIAVSVLMLWLAVSVFELALMVVVLGDPNPVHDKFYGFLLFMVLQAVAGLIFVSIMGATLISQIGSSIPGL
- a CDS encoding DNA alkylation repair protein, translated to MNYEELKKKFEENQDPKRATQMKRYMRNKFDFYGYQSLARKVIYHQDLLLEKQQHTIDWQLLKQAWQDSHREMQYFACDYLIALEKYLQFEDLDKIRQFVEEKSWWDTIDSLIKPIGKLGLRDSRVDKVMLEWSRDSNFWLRRVAIEHQLLRKKNMNVKLLNTILENNLDQEEFFINKAIGWALRDYSKTDPTWVQDFIQIHQDNMAPLSIKEGSKYL
- a CDS encoding pyridoxamine 5'-phosphate oxidase family protein, which gives rise to MKKLDSNTLNQHQKDFFKDHLAYLSTVDANGNPQIGPKASMKVLDDNHLQYLEKTKAHAYENLKNGSKAAVVVADVPTHTNVRIIGTAHIHEDDDYQKKIAAEGGAPNAYVVDIDIEEIYE
- a CDS encoding Lreu_0056 family protein, producing the protein MKKKAIWSIVLALVVVGVCLGIFFNKRQQALPVKQDKQNAVGLSIKKNEHNNQNDNPESEQSSSSDEYSTDEWMLMGYMAYAHDNYVQSRHIKNNAELVDDVQEDLSDGDLTADKKSDTTYTLTNKFGSVDVEVEDDDVKVTGDGTTVNSKSELKEKFASYSDEIKGMTKSINNGGNDNSTRDSKRGSNSEKKASASTSSNESIPNFSVKQLAVLAGFYRGGDESWVTDCINKTAKTKDFTVLTGTMCYGYNKKTGDYFIDGHGDDTTIVDFKREGDILITKHNDLTGGSVASSPMVIKKVPLSKLVAKYYSTPQQKAKVDDLANKLLDQQQYHAKVNATSKGEN
- a CDS encoding MurR/RpiR family transcriptional regulator gives rise to the protein MTNIVDKIYSKLPVMSQSDQKIAHVILEDPAHIVNMTISALAKKANVSDASVTRFCHNLSLTGFHDLKIQLAQADGNKKSHSLQDIGKDNLQSGLKQIEDNKIAEIEATLGNVSSSVFEDVLNLLTHSRVIQISAEGDTYPVAADAVYKFNQIGLFAMSSGGSVETAIAQTINLTAQDCLLIISNSGESAALLKQIRVAKENGMKIIALTNRSDSPIALEADYHLQTSARQTVLQTQYYFSRVSAFTMIEAIYLILISKNDQRIENIKKHEAIISNQKI
- a CDS encoding glycoside hydrolase family 3 protein, encoding MKKKILLITLIAAGLALAGCSRQIKKASRPSPKTSQSSKKKVSKPDRITQMMNKMTLDEKIGQLYFAHSTDNFDQMKANISKYHLGGTTLFGPDFKDRSKTQFKQEMQTYQSNSSYGLLIATDQEGGTVSRINTNSKISTRKYPSPQEIYQIKGLNGIKQEDSKVARILRENGINMNFAPVADVARDRQSFIYDRTLGQNYEVTAKYIPIAVDAIQSQGVASCLKHFPGYGDAADTHTGFAQINKPLTKYEQEDLLPFKAGIEAGVDSIMVSHIVIKGLDPNLPASLSPVVHKLLRKKLNYQGLILTDDLQMGAITQYAKKHNTNADVLALKAGNDMLLGGNYQTGIPAIKKAIQTGQISTSQIDHSVRRIFLLKEKLGILK
- a CDS encoding Lreu_0056 family protein, yielding MTKFCPNCGKKLDAAAKFCPYCGQNLTHKKETSQSSISLPTRSSKSRTHNSKKWWILLVSVIILVVGGIFTYKLYENKQQITAVNKMPKKKLADLTIVYTHQHYNNPSWNKVYHQALHGNLMVQRHTHYNLNGVNIAAQKDHYIYVINNKVVFSTNKNKANSDSTLTISDGKKVLGTVNPVTAYKEVKKKNWNEFQKVDNSKSFNSNFSIRQLAIFAALSHSADIEQDVNFNYENHTQDLKYKNGYYILQLGGDGVSQTQFKLNGDELIIKYLDPIGAKDNADAPQKTIHVTISDLAEKYYQTSEQKAYVDKLAKKLVTQGI
- a CDS encoding ribose-5-phosphate isomerase A, producing MISIQTISSLAFSKIKPHMTVSLGGGHNVFNLAQEIAHHNEIDLILCSPSEITRLNCQKLGLKVVNLNQISHIDLAFDGCDSVDYNFNALKSNGGIHLYEKLASQISDKYVLLVPRKRITKELTNKVQLCIEVAPPCLGQILQTCKNLNLQAQVREDKTIASLAYTSLGNLLIDAYAKNWKDILSINTQLSKQNGVVSTSYFHNLVTSLITTDVKDNAIEIKKGDLK
- a CDS encoding Gfo/Idh/MocA family protein; amino-acid sequence: MKKYNWGMIGTGWIAHEMADALNAVNGEVYAVADVNEEMLEKFAKEKHITYTFTNPDEMIADPNIDIIYIATPHTFHYEYIKKALNANKHVFAEKAMTVNARQFDEVEKLAKEKGLILTEGFTLYHMPIYQKVLNLIKSGKLGKIKMIQVNFGSLKDYDPKNRFFNKDLAGGALLDIGGYATAFARTFLDEAPESILTTVKFFETGVDEQSGIILKNTQDQMVVMALSMRAKQPKRGVVSGTKGYVEINQYPRATTAEITYTASTHEETHETMTAGNNDDALKYEVQDMQRYIEQGHDDGQLQMSHDIAHILTSVRTSWGMKYPFD
- a CDS encoding GNAT family N-acetyltransferase, with product MEIKEITQNKKSYLSLLLLADEQENMIDEYLAKGKMYVLFEKDIPVAECVVLAHDNELEIMNLATDPHFQKQGYAKKLVSFIEDNYRATYSTLMVGTGESPLTLPFYQKLGFETFDRKKDFFTNNYDHPIFEEGHQLVDMIMLKKTLSN
- a CDS encoding FAD-dependent oxidoreductase, encoding MEKRKVVIIGGSHGGHEAAFEILNRYDNVDVILLEKSDYVSFMSCGMKLYLEGKTTGINDVRNFRPEDLKGRGGHMYNNTEATEINTYTNTVTAKDVNTGETKDFKYDKLIISSGVEPASLHVPGADLDNIYLMRGYDWAKKIDAAQKDDSIKNVAVIGAGNGIAAAEVMAKAGKNVTLIDSGKKPLENYLNDTYTDIFDEVLTKNGVNLAMNNKVTGFSGEGKVEAVETDHGKIKTDLVIIAVGVTPNTEWLKGTIELYDNGYIKTDDYFRTSVVDIYAIGDAVFPFDIPANRRVPIPSAIAARHEAQYVVQHLFETTPSRPFKGIVGAQVLEAFDTHAVVTGLSLKNAKKAGINAVEVVFKDRIRPDYIPDEDNPEAYISIVYNEDSHQVLGGSTLSTYDITGQANVLSLAIRYKLTLEDLAEADFFFSPSFDRQWNLINLAAQKALGYYKIV